One Gloeothece verrucosa PCC 7822 DNA window includes the following coding sequences:
- a CDS encoding carbon-nitrogen hydrolase family protein, translating into MKPYLAAAIQMTSRPDLEKNLSEAEELIELAARKGAELIGLPENFAFLGKEEDKLAQAEEIAHRSEKFLKTMAQRFQITLLGGGFPVPVETNAQKAYNTALVIDKDGNEVARYRKVHLFDVNVPDGNTYLESNTVMAGEDFPSLYVSEDLGTIGLSICYDVRFPELYRYLSAKGADVICVPAAFTAYTGKDHWKPLLQARAIENTCYVMAPAQTGNHYARRYTHGHAMIIDPWGAILADAGESPGMAIAEINPSRLEQVRQQMPSLQHRVFDKY; encoded by the coding sequence ATGAAACCCTACTTAGCGGCGGCAATTCAAATGACGAGCAGACCTGACTTAGAGAAAAATCTAAGTGAGGCAGAAGAATTGATAGAACTAGCGGCACGTAAAGGCGCAGAGTTGATCGGTTTACCGGAAAATTTTGCCTTTTTGGGAAAAGAAGAAGATAAACTGGCACAAGCAGAGGAAATCGCCCACAGAAGTGAAAAGTTTCTCAAAACGATGGCGCAACGCTTTCAAATCACCCTTTTAGGTGGGGGGTTTCCCGTCCCTGTAGAAACCAATGCTCAAAAAGCCTATAATACTGCCTTAGTCATCGACAAAGATGGCAACGAAGTGGCGCGTTATCGCAAAGTCCATCTTTTTGATGTCAATGTTCCTGATGGGAATACTTATCTTGAATCTAATACCGTAATGGCGGGAGAAGATTTCCCGAGTTTGTATGTTTCAGAGGATTTGGGGACTATTGGCTTATCTATCTGTTATGATGTCAGATTTCCGGAACTTTACCGTTATCTTTCGGCTAAAGGTGCTGATGTGATTTGTGTTCCTGCCGCTTTTACCGCTTATACGGGTAAAGATCATTGGAAACCCTTGTTACAAGCAAGAGCTATTGAAAATACCTGTTATGTCATGGCACCCGCGCAAACCGGTAATCACTATGCCAGACGTTATACTCATGGTCATGCGATGATTATCGACCCTTGGGGAGCCATTTTAGCTGATGCTGGGGAAAGCCCCGGAATGGCGATCGCAGAAATTAACCCCTCTCGTCTGGAACAGGTCAGACAACAAATGCCTTCTCTACAGCATCGAGTTTTTGATAAATATTAA
- a CDS encoding tetratricopeptide repeat protein, translated as MSGTMDFTEPNENLQRSPESNQQSDPIETVATGLGVVSGGLAGAVIGRLVAGRLGAAVGAVIGGVAGANVGREAAEGVEGSIEGVVDNVKGNIKQAVDEIKPSVIGTVDALKHNVEAVEPKVSEVVDSVKETIDEARPSVNAAINSVKETIDETRPSMVQTVDALKETVQDAKPVVSEAVHSTAQSIQSSSASIAHTVQGVGDSVKQAAHEAEPKMRRAMESVAENVQSTARETRESVTEVVHESQPKITRAIDSVTENIQSSAREAGNSVKEAAHEAQPKMRRAMENVSDKIESSVSETADSVKEVAHEAQPKVTRAIDNVTNSMESSVSKVADSVPGAAQDQNITRTPSMDLTKQITSSTNLGIDDPKSFDLAQSEFERGIKVAGQGDLVGAQAAFERAIAIMPESPELHYNLGVVLLQQAKESEGVNHIRQARDLSRIEGNTSAAQALERILQQIKVVS; from the coding sequence ATGTCAGGAACGATGGATTTTACTGAACCCAATGAGAACTTGCAACGCTCACCAGAGTCAAATCAACAGTCAGACCCCATTGAGACTGTTGCTACAGGTCTTGGGGTCGTTAGCGGCGGATTAGCAGGAGCCGTCATTGGTCGTTTGGTGGCCGGTCGCTTAGGTGCTGCTGTTGGTGCAGTTATTGGCGGTGTTGCGGGTGCCAATGTTGGGCGTGAAGCGGCTGAAGGTGTTGAAGGAAGTATTGAAGGTGTGGTTGATAATGTTAAGGGCAATATCAAGCAGGCTGTTGATGAAATCAAGCCATCTGTAATCGGTACAGTAGATGCGCTCAAGCACAATGTGGAAGCTGTTGAACCCAAAGTGTCGGAAGTGGTTGATTCAGTTAAAGAAACTATCGATGAAGCCCGTCCTTCAGTGAATGCAGCCATTAATTCAGTAAAAGAAACCATTGACGAAACTCGCCCCTCGATGGTTCAAACAGTGGATGCACTCAAGGAAACTGTCCAAGATGCCAAACCGGTTGTATCAGAGGCGGTTCACAGCACGGCTCAAAGCATTCAATCCTCTAGTGCTAGTATTGCTCATACAGTACAAGGGGTAGGAGACTCCGTAAAACAGGCGGCTCACGAAGCTGAACCGAAAATGAGACGAGCGATGGAGAGTGTGGCAGAAAATGTCCAGTCTACAGCAAGAGAGACTCGAGAGTCGGTTACAGAAGTGGTTCACGAGAGTCAACCCAAAATCACAAGAGCCATAGATAGTGTCACAGAAAATATCCAGTCCTCAGCAAGAGAGGCCGGCAACTCCGTTAAAGAAGCGGCTCACGAAGCTCAACCCAAAATGAGACGAGCGATGGAAAATGTCTCTGACAAGATCGAGTCCTCAGTTTCAGAAACCGCAGACTCCGTTAAAGAAGTGGCTCACGAGGCTCAACCCAAAGTGACAAGAGCGATCGATAATGTCACAAACTCGATGGAGTCATCAGTCTCTAAGGTGGCAGATTCAGTGCCAGGTGCAGCACAAGATCAAAATATTACTCGTACACCGAGTATGGATCTCACCAAACAAATTACCTCTTCTACCAACCTAGGAATCGACGATCCCAAGAGTTTTGACTTAGCTCAAAGTGAATTTGAGCGGGGAATAAAAGTGGCGGGTCAAGGTGACTTGGTTGGGGCGCAAGCTGCCTTTGAAAGAGCTATTGCCATCATGCCAGAGTCTCCTGAACTGCACTACAACTTAGGTGTTGTGCTGTTACAGCAAGCAAAAGAGTCGGAAGGGGTTAACCATATTCGGCAAGCCAGAGATCTATCTCGCATCGAAGGTAATACAAGCGCAGCCCAAGCTCTTGAGCGTATACTACAGCAGATAAAAGTCGTCAGTTAG
- the pgmB gene encoding beta-phosphoglucomutase encodes MDATAHLHLSHLIYSDWTLIESEFNPTQLHYKETVFTIGNGYLGTRGSFEEGYPGARNSTLIAGVYDAVPVVYTELANCPDWLGLIITIDEERFRLDQGEILSYERSLDLYQGLLSRQVCWRSPSGKILELDFERLASLADPHVLALRCRLTAINFDAPVTIQAPLSGYIDNQGYSHWQWIDQGYSSDNPHIWLHLRTRASAIELGMACSLNVLEWGAERVPHQESQSEYINLLNYPALQTRVNLIAGQPVTLEKRVTVYTSRDVANPHEVAFSKLDELPSYNELKTAHKKAWADVWTNSDIIIEGDIQAQFAVRYNLFQLLISASQDDDQVSIPAKTLSGFGYRGHVFWDTEIFILPFLTFTQPTIARNLLSYRYHTLNGARRKAKSENYKGAMFPWESADTGDEVTPRWAISGNHYDPDTRIWCRDREIHISADIAYGIWHYWQATGDDQWMRDYGAEVILDSAVFWGCRVEWNSREERYEIRHVIGADEYHEQVDNNAFTNRMIQWHLEKALTVYQWLQENHPVRADELAVLLKLTRERFARWQDVINNLYFPFDATTGLIEQYQGFFELEDINLAAYEPRSLSMQVILGIEGANQRQVLKQPDVLMLLYLMRKRGEFPYNKTVLQTNWDYYAPRTDITYGSSLGPAIHAILAADLGETELAYHYFRQAALVDLEDLRGNAHEGIHGACAGGLWQSVVFGFGGVQLTNSGPVATPNLPSHWTRLKFKLHWQGQWHEFDLRPLSSEQIGGVIFDLDGVLTDTAEYHYRGWQKLADEEGIPFDRQKNDLLRGLPRRESLLAILGDCTVTEDQLQEMMERKNRYYVQLIEEITPADLLPGVNELLEELQQKEIKIAIASASKNAQTVIERLGIGHLIDVICDGYSVQRSKPAPDLFLYAACQLDLTPDQCIVVEDAASGIDAASLAGMLTVGLGPVERLGKANLVLPNLENVHWADLIAGLSPKAKANQWNLPVAIS; translated from the coding sequence ATGGATGCCACCGCTCATCTTCATCTGTCCCATTTGATTTATAGTGATTGGACATTAATCGAATCCGAATTTAACCCGACTCAACTGCATTATAAAGAAACCGTTTTTACCATTGGCAATGGCTACCTAGGAACACGAGGATCATTTGAAGAAGGATATCCTGGTGCAAGGAATTCTACTCTGATTGCAGGCGTTTATGATGCTGTGCCAGTGGTTTATACTGAATTAGCTAATTGTCCTGATTGGTTAGGATTAATTATTACTATCGATGAGGAACGATTTCGTCTTGACCAAGGAGAAATCTTAAGCTATGAAAGAAGTTTAGATTTATATCAAGGTCTTCTGAGTCGTCAGGTATGTTGGCGCAGTCCTAGCGGTAAAATTTTAGAGCTAGATTTTGAACGATTGGCAAGTTTAGCCGATCCTCATGTATTAGCGCTGCGCTGTCGCCTCACTGCCATTAACTTTGACGCTCCTGTCACCATACAAGCTCCTCTAAGCGGCTATATTGATAATCAAGGCTATAGTCATTGGCAATGGATCGACCAAGGCTATAGCTCAGATAATCCTCACATCTGGCTACATTTACGCACTCGCGCCTCAGCCATAGAATTAGGCATGGCTTGCTCTTTAAACGTTTTAGAGTGGGGTGCGGAACGAGTCCCGCACCAAGAAAGCCAAAGCGAATACATCAACCTGCTTAATTATCCTGCCCTACAAACCCGAGTTAATTTGATAGCCGGTCAACCTGTTACTTTAGAAAAACGAGTGACGGTTTATACCTCTCGAGATGTAGCTAATCCCCATGAAGTCGCTTTTTCTAAACTCGACGAATTACCAAGCTACAACGAACTCAAAACGGCTCACAAAAAAGCCTGGGCTGATGTTTGGACTAACAGCGACATTATTATTGAAGGAGATATTCAAGCGCAGTTTGCCGTCCGTTATAACTTATTCCAACTGCTGATCAGTGCCTCTCAAGATGATGATCAGGTGAGTATTCCGGCTAAAACCTTATCAGGGTTTGGCTATCGAGGTCACGTTTTTTGGGATACAGAAATCTTTATTTTGCCCTTTTTAACCTTTACTCAACCAACTATTGCCCGTAATCTTCTTTCATACCGTTACCATACCCTCAACGGCGCAAGACGCAAAGCCAAGAGCGAAAACTATAAAGGAGCGATGTTTCCTTGGGAAAGTGCCGACACCGGCGATGAAGTTACCCCACGTTGGGCGATTTCGGGCAATCATTATGACCCTGATACTCGCATTTGGTGTCGGGACCGAGAAATTCACATTAGTGCTGATATTGCTTATGGGATTTGGCATTATTGGCAAGCCACAGGGGATGATCAATGGATGCGGGATTATGGAGCCGAAGTAATCCTAGATTCTGCCGTTTTTTGGGGTTGTCGGGTAGAGTGGAATTCTAGAGAAGAACGCTACGAAATTCGCCATGTGATAGGGGCCGATGAATATCATGAACAAGTTGATAATAATGCTTTTACCAATCGGATGATCCAGTGGCATTTAGAAAAAGCGCTCACGGTTTATCAATGGTTACAAGAAAATCATCCGGTGCGGGCTGATGAATTAGCCGTCCTTTTAAAACTGACTCGTGAAAGATTTGCCCGTTGGCAAGATGTCATCAATAATCTCTATTTTCCTTTTGATGCAACCACAGGGTTAATTGAACAGTATCAAGGGTTCTTCGAGTTAGAAGATATCAATTTAGCCGCTTATGAACCTCGGAGTCTTTCTATGCAAGTCATCCTTGGTATAGAAGGAGCGAACCAAAGACAAGTTCTCAAGCAGCCTGATGTGTTAATGTTACTGTATTTGATGCGAAAGAGAGGGGAATTTCCCTATAACAAGACAGTATTACAGACCAATTGGGACTATTATGCACCTCGGACGGATATAACCTATGGTTCTTCCCTGGGTCCTGCCATTCATGCCATCTTAGCCGCCGATTTGGGAGAAACAGAACTTGCCTATCATTATTTTAGGCAGGCTGCCCTGGTAGATTTAGAAGATTTGCGGGGGAATGCCCATGAAGGGATTCACGGGGCTTGTGCAGGGGGACTTTGGCAATCAGTAGTCTTTGGCTTTGGCGGAGTGCAACTGACAAATTCAGGGCCAGTGGCTACCCCTAATCTTCCTTCTCATTGGACTCGTCTCAAATTTAAATTACACTGGCAGGGTCAATGGCATGAATTTGATTTACGTCCCCTATCTTCTGAGCAAATAGGGGGAGTGATCTTTGATTTAGATGGGGTACTAACGGATACCGCAGAATATCATTACCGAGGATGGCAAAAACTAGCGGATGAGGAAGGAATACCTTTTGATCGTCAGAAAAATGATTTGTTAAGGGGTTTACCTCGCCGAGAATCCCTTTTAGCTATCTTGGGTGATTGCACAGTGACAGAAGACCAACTTCAGGAAATGATGGAACGCAAGAACCGTTATTATGTGCAATTAATCGAAGAAATTACCCCGGCCGACTTACTGCCTGGCGTGAATGAATTGTTAGAGGAACTCCAGCAAAAGGAAATAAAAATAGCGATCGCCTCAGCGAGTAAAAATGCTCAGACGGTGATTGAACGTCTAGGTATTGGTCATCTAATTGATGTGATTTGTGACGGTTATAGTGTACAGCGTTCTAAACCTGCGCCTGATCTATTTCTTTATGCGGCTTGTCAGCTTGATCTCACTCCTGATCAATGTATCGTGGTAGAAGATGCGGCTTCAGGAATTGATGCGGCTTCCCTTGCCGGAATGTTGACAGTGGGGTTAGGTCCTGTAGAGCGCTTAGGTAAAGCCAATCTAGTTTTACCGAACTTAGAAAATGTTCATTGGGCTGATTTAATTGCTGGTTTGAGTCCTAAAGCTAAAGCTAATCAGTGGAATTTACCCGTAGCCATCTCTTAG
- a CDS encoding NAD(P)/FAD-dependent oxidoreductase, which translates to MTDNRPYHFDCAIVGAGLSGLICAQQLQKSGLRVVVLDKSRGVGGRVATRRLENTCVDHGLPFLTVTGQYSQRLIEELSELNIIQAWTGKVYHLSSDDVFTHEAANRYIASSGINAIAKHLAKDLEIWRNCRVTLLGLAQGPSWCLIGDDSANFAQPIFASALVLAIPAPQALMLLEASKSVNFPEPFLHQLEAVEFKPTLSVIAGYAPQSQTELLQLSWDGVKFIDDPYLAWVGIDSSKREQPEQPVLILHSTPEFAQEYLDADGLEVAAQKLLHHASVRLLPALDQPQWVQVHRWRYAFPSVSLSLPCLFTGEPLPLVCCGDWCGENLVESALESGISAAGQIRGIFS; encoded by the coding sequence ATGACAGATAATAGACCATACCATTTTGATTGTGCCATAGTAGGGGCGGGTTTGTCGGGATTAATTTGTGCCCAACAGTTACAAAAGTCGGGTTTGCGGGTGGTGGTTTTAGATAAGTCCCGAGGGGTTGGAGGACGGGTGGCGACAAGACGCTTAGAGAATACTTGTGTCGATCATGGTTTACCTTTCTTAACGGTTACTGGCCAGTATTCCCAACGCTTAATTGAAGAACTTTCTGAGCTTAATATCATTCAAGCTTGGACCGGTAAAGTTTACCACCTTTCCTCGGACGATGTTTTCACCCACGAAGCCGCTAACCGTTATATCGCTTCATCTGGGATCAATGCTATCGCTAAACATCTGGCTAAAGATTTAGAAATTTGGCGTAATTGTCGGGTGACTCTATTGGGTTTGGCACAAGGCCCGTCTTGGTGTTTAATTGGCGATGATTCTGCTAATTTTGCTCAACCCATTTTCGCCTCAGCCTTAGTTCTCGCCATTCCGGCACCTCAAGCACTCATGCTATTAGAGGCTTCTAAGAGTGTTAATTTTCCCGAACCTTTCCTGCATCAGCTAGAGGCTGTAGAGTTTAAGCCGACGTTATCTGTTATAGCGGGTTATGCTCCTCAATCTCAAACCGAACTGCTTCAATTATCCTGGGATGGCGTAAAATTTATCGATGATCCTTACTTAGCTTGGGTGGGGATAGACAGTAGTAAGCGAGAGCAACCCGAGCAACCGGTTTTGATTCTTCATAGTACCCCCGAATTTGCTCAAGAGTATCTCGATGCTGATGGTTTAGAGGTAGCGGCACAAAAATTACTCCATCATGCCTCAGTTCGGTTACTTCCGGCTTTGGATCAGCCGCAGTGGGTTCAAGTTCATCGCTGGCGTTATGCCTTTCCGAGTGTTTCTTTATCTTTACCTTGTCTGTTTACTGGTGAACCTCTCCCTTTAGTTTGTTGTGGTGACTGGTGTGGAGAAAATTTAGTGGAAAGTGCTTTAGAGTCTGGGATCAGTGCGGCTGGTCAAATTAGGGGCATTTTTTCATGA
- a CDS encoding helix-turn-helix domain-containing protein, whose protein sequence is MTKHPLYKLYQPKIGKLIRSIRLELGMTQEQFAAYLGVVYPTVNRWENGHTQPSLMALRLIEKLLIDLGERGQEFLQQLQNRL, encoded by the coding sequence ATGACGAAACATCCTCTATATAAGCTATATCAGCCTAAAATTGGCAAGCTCATCCGTTCAATACGTCTGGAGTTAGGAATGACACAAGAACAATTTGCCGCCTATTTAGGTGTTGTTTATCCTACCGTAAATCGTTGGGAAAATGGACACACCCAACCCTCTCTGATGGCACTACGGTTAATTGAGAAACTGTTAATAGATCTAGGAGAACGAGGGCAAGAGTTCTTACAACAGTTACAAAATAGACTCTGA
- a CDS encoding PEP-CTERM sorting domain-containing protein, translating to MTNKLANLALVAVTTGLGLTMVQVSPAQAADFAYFTFSFDSVYGELSFNNTLLTGIGIETASLSQLSSQSGFNFFADPYYLTPPFSSFRTDHPEYYAFLLSEGNPVFTFDSGYLAGIEFDASLNIDDRELSGIDPSNPGEYLGFAGGSNLSLLGDSYEASLSGVGFFVSTKSYNGTHELIVVDTQNSDSGLISFYTNDPIEAVPEPLTIIGTGTALGFGTFFKKTRDKKLKK from the coding sequence ATGACTAATAAATTGGCTAACTTAGCCCTGGTGGCAGTGACTACAGGTCTAGGTTTAACGATGGTTCAGGTTTCTCCTGCACAAGCGGCTGACTTTGCGTATTTTACATTTAGTTTTGATTCTGTTTATGGAGAATTAAGTTTTAACAATACCTTGTTAACAGGAATTGGCATAGAAACCGCTAGTTTATCTCAATTAAGTAGCCAAAGCGGCTTTAATTTTTTTGCTGATCCTTATTACCTTACCCCTCCTTTTTCATCTTTTAGAACTGATCATCCAGAATATTATGCCTTTTTATTATCCGAAGGGAATCCTGTATTTACTTTTGATTCGGGATATTTAGCCGGAATAGAATTTGATGCCTCACTGAATATTGATGATCGTGAGCTAAGTGGCATTGATCCTTCTAATCCTGGTGAATATTTAGGTTTTGCTGGAGGTAGCAACTTGTCTTTATTAGGAGATAGCTATGAAGCGTCTCTATCAGGTGTTGGCTTTTTCGTTTCTACGAAATCTTACAATGGTACCCATGAGCTAATTGTTGTAGACACACAAAACTCAGACTCAGGACTAATTTCATTTTATACTAATGATCCCATTGAAGCTGTGCCCGAACCTTTGACCATCATTGGCACCGGAACAGCCCTAGGATTTGGAACATTTTTCAAAAAAACACGGGACAAAAAACTGAAAAAATAA
- a CDS encoding helix-turn-helix domain-containing protein, with protein sequence MKKKSHLPIKETPEELKNLLKTVKNKEQLEKIQALYWLQTEQFFTVVDIAQALGKNRSTIHRWFNEYSQKGLEFWLNKPKKTSGRKAIISENIQKKLLKKFLEKDKKINYKEIQLWLEKTYGIKVSYSVVYKTVKTLLPHH encoded by the coding sequence ATGAAAAAGAAATCCCATTTGCCAATAAAAGAAACTCCTGAAGAATTAAAAAACCTCTTAAAAACCGTAAAAAACAAAGAACAATTAGAAAAAATACAAGCTTTATATTGGTTACAAACAGAACAATTTTTTACGGTGGTGGACATTGCTCAAGCTTTAGGAAAAAATCGCTCAACGATTCATAGATGGTTTAATGAATATAGCCAAAAAGGCTTAGAATTTTGGTTAAATAAGCCAAAAAAAACCTCGGGCAGAAAAGCTATCATTTCAGAAAATATCCAAAAAAAATTACTCAAGAAATTTTTAGAAAAAGATAAAAAAATTAATTATAAAGAGATTCAACTGTGGTTAGAAAAAACCTACGGGATAAAAGTATCTTATTCAGTAGTCTATAAAACCGTTAAAACTCTATTACCCCATCATTAA
- a CDS encoding O-antigen ligase family protein: MANSKKPYLTWQWNCVKISVLIFPLLTKFGALGLLIAAIGVFRDQYRLIIKYPLNWVIALFSLWLIITSGLASYPGEAFLGVANFLPFLIMLVTYTLLLETATHLRSLAWMLVIPSGIVVILGLGQLFLGWQLPPWVSFLSGELVPYGQPTGRMSSIFMYANLLGFYLLIVFILGLGLAIETYQQQREQKTQHLRRVLAFISVTVIADGVGLILTNSRNAWILALLAAVAFALYLGWRWIVTVIAVIAAAIAGASWGPSPIKEGLRTIVPAFFWARLSDKLYPDRPVETLRITQWKFALHLTSQRPLTGWGLRNFTPLYKSAMGLWLGHPHNLFLMLLAETGLVGTVLLSGLVGWILAQAILLLKLNWHNDPRNNLILFTYLVAFISCIVFNCFDITILDGKINVIGWLLLSALSGIVYSFRNFRSIL; encoded by the coding sequence ATGGCTAATTCTAAAAAACCCTATTTAACATGGCAGTGGAACTGCGTTAAAATCTCTGTTTTAATTTTCCCTCTACTCACCAAATTCGGGGCATTAGGCCTATTAATAGCAGCAATTGGAGTTTTTAGAGATCAATACCGTCTGATCATTAAATATCCTCTTAATTGGGTCATCGCCCTGTTTAGTCTTTGGTTAATCATTACTTCAGGGTTGGCCAGTTATCCCGGAGAAGCGTTTTTAGGAGTGGCCAATTTTTTACCCTTCTTAATTATGTTGGTCACCTATACTCTATTGCTCGAAACTGCCACCCACTTACGATCCTTAGCTTGGATGCTGGTTATTCCCTCTGGAATAGTGGTTATTTTAGGGTTGGGTCAACTGTTTTTGGGTTGGCAACTGCCGCCTTGGGTAAGTTTCTTGAGTGGGGAATTAGTCCCCTATGGACAGCCAACCGGTAGAATGTCTTCTATTTTTATGTATGCTAACCTTTTAGGGTTTTATTTACTGATCGTATTTATCCTGGGACTAGGGTTAGCCATAGAGACTTACCAACAGCAACGAGAACAAAAAACTCAGCACTTAAGACGAGTTTTAGCCTTTATAAGCGTTACCGTTATTGCCGATGGCGTGGGGTTAATTTTAACCAATTCTCGCAATGCTTGGATACTGGCTCTATTGGCGGCTGTGGCTTTTGCCTTATACTTAGGTTGGCGTTGGATAGTGACTGTGATCGCAGTTATAGCGGCGGCCATTGCGGGCGCTAGTTGGGGACCTTCACCCATCAAAGAAGGTTTAAGGACTATTGTACCGGCCTTTTTTTGGGCTAGACTTTCTGATAAATTATATCCAGACCGCCCCGTTGAAACCCTTCGCATCACTCAATGGAAATTTGCCCTCCACTTAACGAGTCAACGCCCTTTGACCGGTTGGGGACTGCGAAATTTTACCCCCCTATATAAGTCTGCTATGGGGTTATGGCTCGGCCATCCTCATAATTTATTTTTAATGTTACTGGCAGAAACCGGACTGGTGGGAACAGTATTATTATCGGGTTTAGTGGGTTGGATTTTAGCTCAAGCTATTCTTTTACTTAAGCTAAATTGGCACAATGATCCGAGAAATAATTTGATTTTGTTTACTTATTTAGTGGCTTTTATAAGCTGTATTGTATTTAATTGTTTTGATATTACTATTTTGGATGGAAAAATTAATGTCATCGGATGGTTGTTGTTATCGGCTCTCAGTGGTATAGTTTATAGTTTCAGAAATTTTCGCTCAATATTGTGA
- a CDS encoding YaaW family protein, translated as MDELRSALELATEEELQQITQILFSRRFNPLDYLQAPDPITVQSKDWNSWLDEIEKRFRYLAADGMTVLRGKTRQVSYREALIRVCHYLKIPYSKGMTTTDIEAEIFLHLIGKAWKRLPEKERKSLTLKIQQSLAASTLPEPLPVQLQHNPIHLVLKGSSAFAVSSILKPLILRQIAFQFTLHFASYQAASTALVSGGTAAAVTLENQIALQAAKKGMAMTAARYGAVRSLFAFVGPVLWGWFLADLGWRAITTNYSRIIPAIFALAQIRLTREDCWEIA; from the coding sequence TTGGACGAATTAAGGTCAGCCTTAGAGTTAGCGACAGAAGAGGAATTACAACAAATAACCCAAATCCTCTTTAGCCGCAGATTTAATCCATTAGACTATTTACAAGCACCTGATCCCATCACCGTACAAAGTAAAGACTGGAATAGCTGGTTAGATGAAATAGAAAAAAGATTTCGCTATCTAGCCGCCGATGGAATGACAGTCTTAAGAGGCAAAACCCGGCAAGTCAGTTATCGAGAAGCATTAATTCGAGTTTGTCATTATCTGAAAATTCCCTACTCAAAAGGGATGACCACCACTGACATCGAAGCCGAAATCTTTTTACATTTGATTGGCAAAGCTTGGAAACGCCTACCAGAAAAGGAAAGAAAATCTTTAACCCTAAAAATACAACAATCTTTAGCCGCATCAACTCTGCCGGAACCCTTACCGGTTCAACTGCAACATAACCCGATCCATCTTGTGCTTAAGGGAAGTAGTGCTTTTGCCGTCAGTTCCATTCTCAAACCGTTAATTCTGCGACAAATTGCCTTTCAATTTACCCTTCATTTTGCCAGCTATCAAGCCGCTAGTACGGCCCTAGTCAGTGGAGGAACGGCCGCGGCCGTGACTCTAGAAAATCAAATTGCCCTACAAGCTGCCAAAAAAGGCATGGCCATGACGGCCGCGCGCTATGGTGCGGTTCGATCTCTGTTCGCCTTTGTTGGGCCTGTGCTTTGGGGTTGGTTTTTAGCCGACCTAGGATGGCGGGCGATCACCACTAATTATAGTCGCATTATTCCGGCTATTTTTGCCCTAGCCCAAATTCGTTTGACTCGGGAAGACTGTTGGGAAATCGCTTAA